A DNA window from Solanum lycopersicum chromosome 3, SLM_r2.1 contains the following coding sequences:
- the LOC138347486 gene encoding uncharacterized protein produces the protein MFGRGRNDSSPAKSTLRSMWITSIRTKTSFSLKEDWLLLANHGERLLILCQEMRCLSISCEFLNQPAEVLHPTIASWPFDAWGCDIVGPLPMSSGGHLYILAATDYFSKWAEAVAHKEVKKENVANFIRVYIIYRFGIPRNIIIYSGKQFDNKLMNKICDLFDFKQRKSSMYHIAANGLAEAFNKNICNMLKKVVSKYKRDWHERMEEALLAYRTTYRTPTQATPYSLDFGVEEVLPLERQIPSLRLTIQEGLTEEENARLRLAELEALDEKMLVAQQNLEFYQARRSRAFNKKVPLRCCQVRDQVLTVRRPIFTSHKSGSVTWYPIKASSWSSIRDLVTP, from the coding sequence ATGTTTGGGAGAGGAAGAAACGATTCAAGCCCTGCAAAAAGCACACTCAGGAGTATGTGGATCACATCAATCAGGACCAAAACTTCATTTTCACTTAAAGAGGATTGGTTATTACTTGCCAACCATGGTGAAAGATTGCTTATATTATGCCAGGAAATGCGATGCTTGTCAATTTCATGCGAATTTTTAAATCAGCCAGCAGAAGTATTGCACCCAACCATCGCATCTTGGCCATTTGACGCTTGGGGATGTGATATTGTAGGACCATTACCAATGTCTTCTGGTGGACACTTGTACATCTTGGCTGCAACTGATTACTTTTCAAAATGGGCTGAAGCTGTCGCTCATAAAGAGGTGAAGAAAGAGAATGTTGCAAATTTTATCCGAGTATATATTATCTATCGCTTTGGGATCCCTCgcaatataataatatacagTGGCAAACAATTTGATAACAAGTTAATGAACAAGATTTGTGATCTTTTCGACTTTAAGCAGCGTAAATCTTCTATGTACCATATTGCCGCAAATGGTCTTGCTGAAgcattcaataaaaatatatgcaacATGCTCAAGAAAGTTGTCTCCAAATACAAACGGGATTGGCATGAAAGAATGGAAGAAGCTTTGTTGGCATATAGGACAACATATCGCACACCAACTCAAGCAACACCATATTCACTTGATTTTGGAGTTGAAGAAGTCCTGCCACTCGAGCGTCAAATACCCTCCTTAAGACTTACAATTCAAGAAGGGCTCACTGAGGAAGAAAATGCTCGACTGCGTCTTGCTGAGTTAGAAGCACTTGATGAAAAGATGTTAGTAGCCCAACAAAACCTCGAATTTTATCAAGCTCGTCGATCTCGTGCTTTTAATAAGAAGGTTCCCTTGAGGTGCTGTCAAGTTAGAGATCAAGTTCTTACGGTAAGAAGACCAATCTTTACTTCGCACAAGTCTGGGAGCGTTACATGGTATCctattaaagcttcaagttggtcaagcattcgggaccttgtaacaccttga
- the LOC138347487 gene encoding uncharacterized protein has product MIQQASLNENPWCTIGDFNVITSVEEELGEEHYNMGKSMDFIEVIEACGLLDFCFIGHKFTWSNKRGINHRIWKRLDRAMANYSWFVKIPQTTMNHLPSTGSDRCPLLMEMVSTTTDHTRYFRFLNCWVDSPHFLEMLKHVRRKK; this is encoded by the coding sequence atgattcaacaagcGTCTTTGAATGAGAACCCTTGGTGTACCATTGGAGATTTCAATGTTATAACTTCTGTGGAGGAAGAACTTGGAGAGGAGCATTACAATATGGGGAAGAGTATGGACTTTATTGAAGTCATTGAAGCCTGTGGCCTTTTGGACTTTTGTTTTATTGGTCATAAATTCACATGGTCTAACAAGAGGGGTATCAATCATAGAATTTGGAAGAGGCTTGACAGGGCTATGGCAAATTATTCTTGGTTTGTAAAGATACCTCAAACCACTATGAATCACTTGCCATCTACTGGATCTGATCGTTGTCCTTTACTCATGGAAATGGTTTCCACAACAACTGATCACACCAGGTACTTCAGATTTCTCAACTGTTGGGTGGATAGCCCTCATTTTCTGGAAATGTTAAAACATGTTCGTAGAAAGAAGTAG
- the LOC138347488 gene encoding uncharacterized protein — protein sequence MRESPTTTSTASIRGIWKMSSQKKGGMKISRKGRNGKIEENPRTIRNRGASNRLKERTKENLERNQKGERNTRKAADQNRQEQGEKKQVKEHFANNKEKQQTEKEEEKDKGKDAASCTPETTPKSNDKPTKNKWDASTRRQNMLQTNESYQVQEKREESCNKFVMVDDMLWIILRMK from the exons ATGAGGGAATCCCCAACTACAACAAGTACTGCAAGCATCAGGGGCATATGGAAGATGAGTTCACAAAAAAAAGGAGGGATGAAGATATCAAGAAAAGGAAGGAATgggaaaatagaagaaaatccaaGGACGATCAGGAACAGGGGGGCCAGTAACAGACTCAAGGAAAGGACAAAG GAAAATCTAGAGAGAAACCAAAAAGGAGAACGAAACACCAGGAAGGCTGCTGATCAG AACAGGCAGGAACAAGGAGAGAAAAAGCAGGTCAAAGAGCATTTtgcaaataataaagaaaaacaacaaactGAAAAAGAGGAAGAGAAAGATAAAGGGAAAGATGCTGCTTCTTGTACTCCGGAAACCACTCCGAAGAGCAATGACAAGCCCACCAAAAATAAATGGGATGCTTCTACAAGGAGACAGAATATGCTTCAGACCAATGAGAGTTATCAAGTACAAGAAAAGAGGGAGGAATCATGCAACAAATTTGTTATGGTTGATGATATGTTGTGGATAATTCTGAGGATGAAATAG